Proteins from one Candidatus Nitrospira nitrosa genomic window:
- a CDS encoding radical SAM/SPASM domain-containing protein, whose product MTTAVQTRAGALILDSHKLSYHYDRVEAWEAGSRIAPVSVDMSLTRACGSMCSFCYAMMQESQARSSISTQHALNLLDDFADIGIRSVSLVSDGESTLSKAYVPFIQHAAKLGIDVGNATNAWEWGPEKIEQVLPFLTWVRFTVAAGRPESYASIMYKGPEHTQVFDRAIEHIRHAIDFKRRMDLPVTLGIQMVLMPHLKDEIIPFAQLGLDLGADYAVIKHCSDDEQGTLGIDYSQYESLHDLLEQAEAMSNEQTKVIVKWTKIKDGDKPSYQRFYGPQFLLQISGSGLVAPSGMFFNARYSKLHIGNFTEERFKDIWKSTRYWRAMDYLASPAFDAQTMMGTLPIQHYVSVALDNHAKGIARIQPGGGRKPLHHNFL is encoded by the coding sequence ATGACGACTGCTGTTCAAACCAGAGCAGGGGCTCTGATTCTCGACTCGCACAAACTGTCCTATCATTACGATCGCGTTGAAGCATGGGAGGCCGGTTCAAGAATCGCTCCTGTCAGCGTCGACATGTCTCTCACTCGTGCTTGCGGTTCAATGTGCTCATTCTGTTACGCAATGATGCAGGAGTCCCAGGCGCGCAGCAGCATCAGTACGCAGCATGCGTTGAACCTTCTCGACGATTTTGCTGACATCGGCATTCGAAGTGTCTCGCTTGTGTCCGATGGTGAGAGCACGTTGTCGAAAGCGTACGTGCCGTTCATCCAACACGCGGCGAAGCTCGGCATCGACGTGGGGAATGCGACGAATGCATGGGAGTGGGGACCCGAGAAGATTGAACAGGTCCTCCCCTTCTTGACGTGGGTACGGTTCACAGTGGCGGCGGGTCGCCCTGAGAGTTACGCGAGTATCATGTACAAGGGGCCGGAACATACGCAGGTATTTGATCGTGCTATTGAACATATCCGCCATGCCATTGATTTTAAGCGGCGAATGGATTTGCCCGTCACACTCGGCATTCAGATGGTCCTGATGCCGCACCTAAAGGACGAAATCATTCCGTTCGCCCAGCTCGGGCTTGATCTCGGAGCGGATTACGCTGTCATTAAACATTGCTCGGATGATGAGCAGGGCACGCTCGGGATCGATTACAGCCAGTACGAGAGTCTGCACGACCTCTTGGAGCAAGCCGAGGCCATGAGCAATGAACAGACGAAGGTGATCGTCAAGTGGACGAAGATCAAGGATGGCGACAAGCCAAGTTATCAGCGGTTCTATGGGCCGCAGTTTCTGTTGCAGATCAGCGGGAGCGGCCTGGTGGCACCATCCGGCATGTTTTTTAACGCGCGCTACTCCAAGCTGCACATCGGGAACTTCACCGAAGAGCGGTTTAAGGATATCTGGAAGTCGACGCGGTACTGGCGCGCCATGGATTATCTGGCATCACCGGCGTTCGATGCGCAAACGATGATGGGTACCCTTCCGATTCAGCATTATGTCAGTGTCGCGTTGGACAACCACGCCAAGGGGATCGCCCGAATCCAACCTGGAGGCGGACGTAAACCGTTGCATCACAACTTCTTATAG
- a CDS encoding B12-binding domain-containing radical SAM protein has protein sequence MSELKTMLMVVPRYGNFGDFYQVPLGLAYIAAAAQSAGYKVDGLNLNHCEGSVSDLVRMKVKDLHPDVLATGGLSVFIDQINEIIRSAKESNPSIFTILGGGVVSGEPDVILKAIDADIGVINEGEETIVEILNKLRAGEDLSEIKGVVVRTSRGRIRRNGERPQREDLENIRWPNYEILDLQKSIENQRVLDSYFFHVAPDDNPRSLDMISSRSCPFKCTFCFHPTGKTYRERDLDDFFRELESVKERFSINMIGIVDELFSLSRSRLLEFCKRIKPYNIAWMVQLHVNSASDETLRAMADSGCVYISYGIESMSQSVLDSMQKKSKKARVEEALRLTNHYKIGIQGNLLFGDSAETIETANESMDWWAHNRRYQINLTPLIVFPGSPDYMAALRDGLIDQKDRVDYIKDIPTNLNISSMNNFDMDMVRFMVYVYFESLLRIAKVVRFEQASTSIRGPVYDCEWACASCGHLNHYKNFIIPQDCKNSIRMTCRSCRERFDICNAPYRESVFSKTIPGEAFASLRQAQFYFDIGLYAEAHNLANQVLGQHENCVEARLFLARFYETHGPEEHMVRSYGAAVTFDPFRPDLHFNYARALHRIGCNGGALLHLEQALVLHPGYIPAIELRESIQGQHAFDGSTSVYFRSWCDDPPPLRRAIPKCGSEEISQVNDAKIIPLVKVG, from the coding sequence ATGTCTGAACTAAAAACTATGCTCATGGTCGTACCACGCTACGGGAATTTTGGTGATTTTTATCAAGTCCCGTTGGGCCTCGCCTATATTGCGGCGGCAGCGCAGAGTGCCGGATACAAGGTTGATGGACTGAATTTAAACCATTGTGAGGGATCTGTTTCTGATCTCGTCAGGATGAAGGTCAAAGACTTGCATCCCGACGTATTGGCAACCGGAGGCCTCTCAGTCTTCATCGACCAGATTAATGAGATTATTCGATCCGCCAAGGAGTCGAATCCAAGCATATTCACGATCTTGGGGGGGGGAGTTGTTAGCGGGGAACCGGATGTAATTCTGAAGGCAATAGACGCTGATATCGGGGTTATCAATGAAGGTGAAGAAACGATTGTCGAAATACTTAATAAACTGAGAGCAGGCGAAGACTTAAGTGAGATTAAAGGAGTTGTGGTTAGAACAAGTAGGGGTAGGATTCGCAGGAACGGTGAGCGTCCTCAACGGGAAGATCTTGAAAACATACGCTGGCCGAACTATGAGATCTTGGATCTGCAGAAGAGTATCGAGAATCAGCGAGTCCTGGATTCATATTTTTTTCACGTTGCCCCTGATGATAACCCTCGGTCCCTCGATATGATCTCGAGTCGATCATGCCCCTTTAAGTGTACGTTCTGCTTTCATCCTACAGGGAAGACCTATCGAGAGCGGGATCTAGATGATTTTTTTAGGGAGCTGGAGTCGGTAAAGGAACGGTTCTCCATAAATATGATTGGGATCGTTGATGAACTCTTCTCGCTCAGTAGAAGTCGCCTTCTTGAGTTCTGCAAGAGGATCAAGCCCTATAACATCGCCTGGATGGTCCAACTCCATGTGAACAGCGCGTCCGATGAAACTCTCAGGGCCATGGCTGACTCCGGGTGTGTCTATATCAGTTACGGTATTGAGAGCATGTCGCAATCCGTTCTTGACTCCATGCAAAAGAAGTCGAAGAAAGCTCGTGTCGAGGAAGCCTTGCGCTTAACAAATCATTACAAGATAGGCATTCAAGGGAACTTGTTATTTGGCGACTCTGCTGAAACCATTGAGACGGCGAATGAATCCATGGATTGGTGGGCTCATAATCGTCGGTATCAAATTAATCTTACACCGCTAATCGTTTTCCCCGGAAGCCCTGATTATATGGCAGCTTTAAGAGATGGCTTAATTGACCAAAAGGATCGAGTCGATTACATCAAGGATATTCCTACAAATTTGAACATATCCTCGATGAATAATTTTGATATGGATATGGTTCGATTCATGGTCTATGTGTATTTTGAGAGTTTGTTACGTATAGCAAAGGTTGTCAGGTTTGAACAAGCCTCGACATCCATCCGAGGTCCTGTTTACGACTGTGAATGGGCGTGTGCTAGCTGCGGTCATCTAAACCACTATAAGAATTTCATTATCCCTCAAGATTGCAAGAATAGTATTAGAATGACATGCCGTTCATGTAGGGAGCGGTTTGACATTTGCAATGCCCCATACAGAGAAAGTGTATTCTCCAAAACGATACCAGGGGAGGCCTTTGCGTCCCTTCGGCAGGCTCAATTTTATTTCGATATCGGGTTATATGCCGAAGCCCATAATCTGGCCAATCAGGTGCTTGGTCAACACGAAAACTGTGTAGAGGCGAGACTCTTCCTCGCGCGTTTTTATGAGACTCATGGGCCTGAAGAGCATATGGTCAGATCGTACGGGGCGGCAGTTACGTTTGATCCATTCAGGCCTGATTTGCATTTTAATTACGCGCGTGCGTTACATCGGATAGGTTGCAACGGCGGAGCATTGCTGCACTTGGAGCAGGCTCTCGTACTACATCCTGGCTATATTCCGGCAATAGAGCTTCGTGAATCGATACAGGGCCAGCACGCTTTTGACGGGTCTACTTCTGTATATTTCCGGTCGTGGTGCGACGACCCCCCTCCTCTGAGACGAGCGATCCCAAAATGTGGATCTGAGGAGATCAGCCAGGTAAATGATGCGAAGATAATTCCCCTGGTGAAAGTTGGGTAG
- a CDS encoding glycosyltransferase family A protein: MGSVSPTPTIAVVIPNRNDSAFLTTCLESVLKQSVRPNQIIFVDDQSLDDSLAKARAKLDGVEGGIVLANASCLGTMKTLNEGLKQVTCDYVVFLASNDSLMDGMIEQAQSSIAKFGWPGVWSAMVWAADEHGQCRYIYPSPVIALKESYFSPEECICLALKLGNWFTGTTLVFHRESLQYIGGFDAEYRGLADLFAALTVSSLRGAVFCPQPLGVMRMHSGGYLWKTLTDLDNLEAILEKIEVRGFGLSPKLYTNQFCSRTRLRIRFAALRASCITVHRNWSGVQYRLVHAANSLLGAKSRLAVVLAFILLRPFDAAAFVKYRLFGMLWVMGHSLKSLGARPHISK, from the coding sequence ATGGGATCTGTTTCGCCGACGCCAACCATCGCAGTCGTTATACCCAATCGCAATGATTCTGCTTTCCTGACTACCTGCCTTGAATCAGTACTTAAGCAAAGCGTTCGACCGAACCAAATTATTTTTGTCGATGACCAGTCATTGGATGACAGTCTGGCCAAAGCGAGAGCCAAACTCGATGGCGTTGAGGGAGGCATAGTTCTCGCGAATGCTTCTTGTCTTGGCACCATGAAGACCCTCAATGAAGGTCTGAAGCAGGTGACTTGTGACTATGTGGTTTTTTTAGCCTCCAACGATAGTCTTATGGATGGGATGATTGAGCAAGCCCAATCGTCCATAGCTAAGTTTGGATGGCCTGGTGTATGGTCTGCCATGGTTTGGGCAGCGGATGAACACGGTCAGTGTAGGTATATTTATCCGTCACCGGTTATCGCACTGAAGGAGAGTTATTTCAGCCCGGAGGAATGCATTTGTCTGGCGTTGAAACTTGGCAACTGGTTTACTGGAACGACACTGGTTTTTCACCGTGAATCACTCCAATATATCGGAGGATTTGATGCGGAATATCGCGGTCTGGCCGATTTGTTTGCTGCGTTGACGGTGTCGAGCCTCAGAGGTGCGGTTTTTTGTCCCCAGCCACTTGGAGTCATGCGCATGCATTCGGGGGGATATCTCTGGAAAACACTGACTGATCTCGACAATCTTGAGGCGATACTCGAAAAAATCGAAGTTAGGGGCTTTGGGCTTTCTCCCAAGCTTTATACCAATCAGTTTTGTAGTCGAACCAGGCTTCGTATCCGCTTTGCTGCTTTGCGCGCATCGTGTATCACGGTCCATAGGAATTGGTCCGGAGTGCAGTATCGACTAGTGCATGCTGCAAACTCGCTACTTGGCGCCAAATCGAGATTGGCGGTGGTGCTGGCTTTTATTCTTCTTCGTCCATTCGATGCAGCCGCCTTTGTGAAGTACAGGCTATTCGGCATGTTATGGGTAATGGGGCATAGTCTGAAATCGCTAGGAGCAAGGCCGCACATCTCGAAATGA
- a CDS encoding sulfotransferase domain-containing protein — MSGTIELLFLAGVLALMALVWRLTRHIKAATKTMTFELEAQRSVVEQSMAEMAQATASALASQRHMIELKMAQTLERLVPISPAKNGRDILECRDVPLNVALPTLFPGWQDVRPVFVATVFKSGTKLLEHIVAKLTGLEINAPTMSAGSDYESAGPIVFECGKFFIWHNVPSHTVKTRLIEAHARPIFLIRNIYDLAVSQYFHFAHDVDAEIGYATHTAGYFSQMGQDEGIALLLSGATSEHFNWHGFGYYLRQTQEILQFSKEYPCHIMVYDSLVQNKHREIQRLAAFLNVELTDELLGGLVDSSSLNSMREARISAVGTGKHFRKGSPGDHVNVLKSWHYHMINQIKVIFAPRLDALCEELGFSGVTTALVESVHPRAVPSNANGK, encoded by the coding sequence GTGAGCGGAACGATTGAGCTACTCTTCCTAGCGGGGGTTCTTGCCCTCATGGCACTGGTATGGAGATTAACGAGGCATATCAAGGCTGCGACCAAGACTATGACATTTGAGCTCGAGGCACAGCGTTCCGTTGTCGAGCAGAGCATGGCGGAAATGGCCCAGGCCACGGCATCTGCGCTGGCCTCGCAGCGTCACATGATTGAGCTGAAAATGGCGCAGACTTTAGAACGACTTGTCCCAATAAGCCCTGCTAAAAATGGCCGGGATATACTGGAGTGTCGTGACGTTCCGTTAAACGTCGCGTTGCCGACGCTCTTTCCCGGATGGCAGGATGTACGACCCGTATTTGTCGCTACGGTATTCAAGTCCGGGACGAAATTGTTGGAGCATATCGTCGCAAAACTCACGGGTCTTGAAATAAACGCTCCGACTATGTCGGCTGGTTCTGATTACGAAAGCGCAGGCCCGATTGTTTTCGAGTGCGGAAAATTCTTTATCTGGCACAATGTGCCAAGCCACACTGTCAAGACGCGATTGATTGAGGCCCATGCTCGGCCCATTTTCCTGATTCGAAATATCTATGACTTGGCAGTATCCCAGTATTTTCATTTTGCTCATGATGTGGATGCCGAAATCGGTTATGCTACACATACGGCAGGTTACTTTTCGCAAATGGGCCAAGATGAGGGGATCGCCCTCTTGCTGTCCGGGGCAACATCGGAACATTTCAATTGGCACGGGTTCGGGTACTATCTGCGCCAGACTCAGGAGATTCTTCAATTTTCCAAAGAATACCCTTGTCATATTATGGTTTATGACAGTCTCGTTCAAAACAAGCACCGCGAAATCCAACGGCTGGCTGCTTTTCTGAATGTAGAGCTTACTGATGAGTTACTTGGTGGCCTTGTTGACAGTTCAAGTCTGAATTCAATGCGTGAGGCGAGGATATCGGCGGTGGGAACAGGAAAGCATTTTCGCAAAGGGAGCCCAGGGGATCACGTCAATGTGCTGAAGTCGTGGCACTATCACATGATTAATCAGATCAAGGTGATATTTGCACCTAGGTTAGATGCCCTTTGCGAAGAATTAGGTTTTAGCGGTGTCACCACAGCGCTTGTAGAAAGCGTCCATCCTAGGGCAGTGCCGAGCAATGCGAACGGCAAATGA
- a CDS encoding glycosyltransferase family protein: protein MKSNKFLLVPSVDNPYDIRMLRSLGEELKGFGHEYIVARSSEHAYVPLIDEVKIDVVLAVNKSRPRDYKTKHHARYVSWYQDVFLDTSGEVNLHDDDILYTLGTPKQLGLRLETQKYMTKPFYTGINETNRASKSSEVCDFSLCAGLPLDLPSQPSRFCQSRISHSVLFVLFQKLILAAKKRNFFGLNYNQEIIKRMKALTEQVYRPLEGSLDIHEIEKALRAEIVPFFNNARIADDILWFMIRLVPKRCLKAVVGEESLEKLYGYGSGSPNNFDAYFLGLLNWMSQTYPRIYERRLLIEAVAKVSDNIHIYGNCMDRHDFSSRYYKGTLHSEESLANVYANSRVNLGNNTHGLGLHSRNLAVMAAGGFLLHHRSREKIHGSLESAFEEGVHYIGYNGLDNLKDVAKAYLDDSKCRHQIGTEAQKYVFQKHSWKHRASELLEDLCLN from the coding sequence ATGAAATCAAACAAATTTCTGCTCGTGCCGAGTGTTGATAATCCCTATGATATTAGGATGCTGCGATCGCTAGGTGAGGAGCTCAAAGGTTTTGGCCATGAATATATTGTGGCTCGCAGTTCTGAGCACGCGTATGTGCCATTGATCGATGAGGTCAAAATTGATGTCGTCCTGGCAGTGAATAAATCTCGACCAAGAGATTACAAGACGAAACATCATGCCAGATACGTATCCTGGTATCAGGATGTATTCTTAGATACCTCGGGTGAGGTTAACCTGCATGACGACGATATCCTTTACACCTTAGGAACCCCGAAGCAGCTTGGTCTGCGACTTGAGACGCAAAAGTATATGACCAAGCCGTTTTATACAGGCATCAATGAAACGAATCGCGCGAGTAAATCGTCAGAAGTGTGTGATTTTTCGTTGTGCGCTGGGTTACCATTGGATTTGCCGAGTCAGCCATCTAGATTTTGTCAGTCAAGAATTTCACATTCCGTACTGTTCGTCTTATTCCAGAAGCTTATTTTGGCGGCAAAGAAGAGGAATTTCTTCGGACTAAACTACAACCAAGAAATCATCAAGAGGATGAAAGCTCTTACAGAGCAGGTCTATAGACCCTTAGAAGGATCTCTGGATATTCACGAAATCGAAAAAGCGCTTCGGGCGGAGATTGTGCCATTCTTTAACAATGCCAGAATTGCCGATGACATTTTATGGTTTATGATCAGGTTGGTTCCCAAGCGATGCTTGAAGGCTGTCGTTGGTGAGGAGAGTTTGGAGAAGTTGTACGGCTATGGATCTGGTTCTCCCAATAATTTCGATGCTTATTTTTTAGGGTTGCTGAACTGGATGAGTCAAACATATCCTCGAATTTACGAAAGAAGACTGCTGATAGAAGCTGTGGCCAAAGTGTCAGATAACATTCATATCTACGGCAATTGTATGGATCGGCATGATTTTAGCTCGCGGTATTATAAAGGCACCTTGCATTCGGAAGAGTCGCTGGCCAATGTCTATGCGAATAGTAGGGTGAATCTCGGTAACAATACCCATGGACTTGGTTTGCATTCCCGAAACTTGGCCGTTATGGCAGCGGGCGGTTTCTTGCTTCACCACAGGTCTAGGGAAAAGATTCACGGTAGTCTTGAGTCGGCATTCGAGGAGGGTGTGCATTACATAGGCTACAATGGCTTAGATAACCTGAAAGACGTGGCTAAAGCCTATCTCGACGATAGCAAGTGTCGACATCAAATAGGGACCGAGGCTCAAAAGTACGTATTCCAGAAACATTCATGGAAGCACCGAGCCAGTGAGCTTTTGGAGGATCTATGTCTGAACTAA
- a CDS encoding NAD-dependent epimerase/dehydratase family protein, translated as MKILILGGTVFLGRHLTEVFLSRGHHVTHYNRGLSNTRLFPEVEKLRGDRNLNLLPLRGRAWDAVVDTCGYFPRQVTASAKVLYPHTPLYAFISSVNQYADFSVRGVNERYSSAATIFQAAQSDPPLTPETYGPLKATCEKAVQEIYGNRALIVRPGCLVGPYDQAHRFTYWVRRTAAGGAMLVPGSPDQVWQIIDVRDAAEWIVRMLEEERAGIFNVVGPEQPISASQLMQQLTSSAGSDARTIWVDAEFLRTSSAGKRWLDLAEWSDLSPSMAHLYSIDNTHAVATGLCFRPLAVTAQDVLTWLELRGPRGADALDPEGEKDLLRARGRYAMALPR; from the coding sequence ATGAAAATACTGATTCTGGGCGGCACGGTTTTTTTGGGTAGGCACCTTACGGAGGTGTTTTTATCGCGAGGTCATCACGTTACTCATTATAACCGTGGCCTGAGCAATACGCGGTTGTTTCCAGAAGTTGAGAAATTGCGCGGCGACCGTAATCTCAATCTATTGCCTCTGCGGGGTAGGGCCTGGGATGCTGTGGTTGATACCTGCGGTTATTTCCCTCGGCAAGTGACAGCGTCGGCGAAAGTATTATATCCACATACTCCCCTCTACGCCTTCATTTCGAGTGTCAACCAGTATGCGGACTTTAGTGTCAGAGGTGTTAATGAGCGCTATTCTAGTGCTGCAACCATCTTTCAAGCCGCGCAATCTGATCCGCCATTGACGCCGGAAACGTATGGCCCTCTCAAAGCCACCTGTGAAAAGGCCGTCCAAGAGATTTACGGCAATCGTGCGCTGATCGTGCGTCCCGGTTGTCTAGTGGGACCCTATGATCAGGCGCATCGGTTCACATATTGGGTGAGGCGGACAGCTGCAGGTGGGGCGATGCTGGTCCCTGGCTCTCCCGATCAGGTGTGGCAGATCATAGATGTTCGCGATGCAGCGGAGTGGATCGTCCGCATGCTTGAAGAAGAGCGCGCAGGGATTTTCAATGTTGTCGGGCCCGAACAGCCTATATCAGCCAGCCAGTTAATGCAGCAATTGACGTCTTCCGCTGGGAGCGATGCCCGCACAATTTGGGTGGATGCAGAATTCCTGCGCACGAGTTCAGCCGGTAAGCGCTGGTTGGATCTTGCCGAATGGAGTGATCTATCCCCATCCATGGCGCACCTCTATTCGATAGACAATACACATGCGGTTGCCACAGGTCTATGCTTTAGGCCGCTGGCTGTTACGGCCCAAGATGTTCTCACCTGGCTCGAACTGCGAGGGCCTCGTGGGGCTGATGCCCTAGATCCGGAAGGCGAGAAGGATCTGCTGCGTGCCCGGGGACGCTACGCGATGGCCCTGCCACGCTGA
- a CDS encoding ABC transporter permease: MIWALALRDLETRYAGTMGGILWAFVHPVAIVVIFYFVFAIGFRAQGPENAPFILWFVCGLVPWFFFNETLQAITKSITSNSHLVKKTVFPTEILPFVYLVSGVVPHAIFLFILAGLLIFYGISFRVEQLAVLYFFFCSCVLLLGLGWLLAALQVFYRDIGHGLAIILNMWFWITPIVWSPEIMPEQYRKLLAFNPLYYIVEGYRGLLSFDTTTWPGIGETIYFWLVGSVVVMIGSYTFRRLKPEFPDVM; this comes from the coding sequence ATGATCTGGGCGTTGGCCCTGCGAGATCTAGAGACTCGCTATGCTGGAACTATGGGGGGCATATTATGGGCATTTGTCCACCCAGTCGCGATCGTCGTTATTTTTTATTTTGTCTTTGCGATCGGTTTCCGGGCGCAAGGTCCGGAGAACGCTCCGTTTATACTCTGGTTTGTCTGCGGATTAGTTCCATGGTTCTTCTTCAACGAAACGCTGCAGGCGATCACGAAGTCGATCACCAGTAATTCACATCTCGTCAAAAAAACAGTGTTCCCAACGGAAATACTGCCGTTTGTGTACCTTGTCTCGGGGGTGGTGCCTCATGCCATTTTCCTGTTCATCTTGGCAGGTCTGCTTATCTTCTACGGGATTTCATTTCGCGTCGAGCAGCTAGCGGTTCTGTATTTCTTTTTCTGCAGTTGTGTTTTGCTGTTGGGTCTGGGATGGTTGCTCGCTGCGCTTCAGGTATTTTATCGCGATATTGGTCACGGGCTGGCCATCATTCTTAACATGTGGTTCTGGATCACACCGATTGTCTGGTCGCCTGAGATTATGCCGGAACAGTATCGAAAGCTATTGGCATTCAACCCGCTTTACTACATCGTTGAGGGGTATCGAGGGCTGTTGAGTTTTGACACCACTACATGGCCTGGCATTGGGGAAACCATCTACTTTTGGTTGGTTGGCTCAGTGGTCGTTATGATAGGCAGCTATACATTCCGCCGCCTGAAGCCTGAATTCCCGGACGTGATGTGA
- a CDS encoding ABC transporter ATP-binding protein, whose translation MKSKIAISVRGVTKKFRLFSSPKERLIEALHPFRKQYHREFLALQGVSFDICRGEIVGILGRNGSGKSTLLQIICSVMQPTHGEVVVNGRISALLELGAGFNPEFTGRENVVLNGAIMGIARGEMLRRMQEIEAFADIGEFFDQPVKTYSSGMYVRVAFAAAIHVDPEILIVDEALSVGDSRFQHRCYQKIRAYMEQGKTILVVSHATDTLLRICHRGVVIDAGRVVHVGPISEAVTHYHALLFGNQVPRQETVDSLEQPAEVKSRVVVGQRHILTSDPTDYTASRAAYNPHETRMGSGAVGLVDFEIVVGDMIDPPEIPKHAEVELLVKLHFRESLERVSFGFALVSVDGTYIAGTNSEMAEGPYLTAAAGECVLVRLHWRSHVVGGEYFLNIGCHHVQAGEKTFLDVRRALAKLKFTDTPGCYGFVNLEYVAKVQRLTATQLVAE comes from the coding sequence GTGAAGAGCAAAATTGCTATTTCCGTTCGGGGTGTCACGAAGAAATTTCGGCTATTCTCCTCCCCCAAAGAGCGGCTCATCGAAGCACTACACCCATTTCGGAAGCAGTATCATCGAGAGTTCTTGGCCCTGCAGGGCGTGAGTTTCGATATTTGTCGCGGGGAGATCGTCGGCATCCTTGGGCGCAACGGATCGGGAAAATCGACCTTATTGCAGATCATTTGCTCGGTGATGCAACCAACTCATGGTGAGGTTGTCGTGAATGGACGCATTTCTGCTCTTCTTGAGTTGGGGGCCGGCTTCAATCCAGAATTTACCGGGCGAGAGAACGTGGTTCTCAACGGTGCCATCATGGGGATTGCGCGTGGCGAGATGCTTCGGCGTATGCAGGAGATCGAGGCGTTTGCGGATATCGGGGAGTTCTTTGATCAGCCGGTTAAAACATACTCGTCTGGCATGTATGTTCGTGTCGCCTTTGCTGCAGCGATTCACGTCGATCCTGAAATACTGATTGTTGATGAAGCGCTGAGTGTCGGCGACTCGCGATTTCAGCATCGGTGCTATCAAAAGATCCGGGCATATATGGAGCAGGGAAAGACCATTCTGGTCGTTTCACATGCAACTGATACGCTGCTCCGAATCTGCCACCGCGGAGTGGTCATTGATGCAGGGAGGGTGGTGCATGTCGGTCCCATCTCCGAGGCTGTCACGCACTATCATGCACTGCTGTTCGGTAATCAGGTGCCTCGCCAGGAAACGGTCGATTCGCTTGAGCAACCGGCTGAAGTGAAGAGCCGTGTCGTAGTCGGACAGCGGCACATTCTGACATCGGACCCGACGGATTACACGGCGAGTAGGGCTGCGTACAACCCGCATGAAACGAGAATGGGCAGCGGAGCGGTCGGGCTGGTTGATTTTGAGATTGTGGTCGGCGACATGATCGATCCGCCTGAGATCCCCAAGCATGCGGAGGTCGAGTTGCTGGTAAAACTGCATTTTCGAGAGAGCCTAGAGCGAGTCTCCTTTGGTTTCGCGCTGGTATCGGTGGACGGAACCTACATTGCGGGAACCAACTCGGAAATGGCAGAAGGCCCTTACCTGACCGCAGCGGCCGGCGAATGCGTGCTCGTGCGGCTGCATTGGCGCTCACACGTCGTTGGCGGAGAGTATTTCCTCAACATCGGTTGCCACCATGTACAGGCTGGGGAGAAGACCTTCCTGGATGTGCGGCGCGCTCTTGCTAAACTGAAATTTACCGACACGCCTGGATGTTATGGGTTTGTTAATTTGGAGTATGTGGCTAAGGTGCAAAGGCTAACTGCAACGCAGTTGGTCGCTGAGTAA